In the Colletotrichum lupini chromosome 4, complete sequence genome, ATAATTCGATTGGGGTTCAAAGCCCGCTAACTCGTGTGAACAATCCGGAGGGTGACCTCTGCTGGGTGCTGGTATGCACAATCCTGTGCTGGCAGATTACGCCGGCCATCGGCTTTCTCTACGCCGGAATGCATCGTAGGAAATCCGCCATGACGATGGTTCTCCAATCACTCTTCTGTGCATGCGCCTGTGGCCTACAATACTGGATCTACGGTGCATCGCTGTACCAGTCACGCACGACGAACCCTATCCTCGGCGACCTGTCCCACGCCGCATTCCACAACCTCCTGGCTTCTCCTTCGTTTGCCAACAGTGATATCCCAGACATCTTGTGTAAGTTAAGTATCTCCTGAGATGGTCGATATTAATAGGGATGGAGACACTAATAATCGTCTGTTGGACAGATGCTGCCTTTGGCTTCACCTTTGTTACAGCTACGGCAATGATCCTGGCCGGTGCCATGCTCGAGCGCGGCCGTCTCTGGCCCAGCATGCTTTTCCTCCTCTGCTGGAACACGTTCGTCTACTACATGTAAGTCCAAGACCTTCGATATCGAGCACACGTGTATGAGAGTAATGCTGATTTGCCCTTTAGCTTGGCATATTGGGAGTGGAACCCTAGCGGTTGACTGTACAACCTCGGCCTCTACGACTTTGCGGGCTCCGGTCCGGTCCATATCGCCAGTGGTTTTGGAGCCCTTTCCTGGTCCATGATGTTGGGTCCCCGCATCGACGACAGCAGCACGTCCACGAAGAAGAGGCACGTCCCACAGTTTAGGGGCCACAACCCTTTGCTGATGACTCTGGGTACCGTTCTCATCTGGTTTGGATGGTTTGCCTTCAACGGAGCTAGCACGGCTAACCTTAGCTTGCGGTCCATCTATGTCGTTGTGAACACCAACTTTGCTGCTTGTGGTGGTGGAGTTACGTGGGCCTTGTTGGACTACATGTACATGAAGAAGTTCAGCTTGGTTGGCTTCTGCTCGGGTATCATCTCCGGTCTTGTCGGTATCACCCCGGCAGCTGGCTTCGGTAAAATTATCCTTCTCGTTGCATTACCATGTTTGCGCTAACAACTATAATAGTTCTTGTCTACGTCTCACCTCTTGTCGGAATTATCACAGCCATCTGCTGTTTCTACACCGTTCG is a window encoding:
- a CDS encoding ammonium transporter, which gives rise to MTEVIPVTEFPDYATDPTGGNPITHDLNAPYDKGDLCWVLVCTILCWQITPAIGFLYAGMHRRKSAMTMVLQSLFCACACGLQYWIYGASLYQSRTTNPILGDLSHAAFHNLLASPSFANSDIPDILYAAFGFTFVTATAMILAGAMLERGRLWPSMLFLLCWNTFVYYILAYWEWNPSALSWSMMLGPRIDDSSTSTKKRHVPQFRGHNPLLMTLGTVLIWFGWFAFNGASTANLSLRSIYVVVNTNFAACGGGVTWALLDYMYMKKFSLVGFCSGIISGLVGITPAAGFVLVYVSPLVGIITAICCFYTVRYQYILRVDDGLDIFAIHGVGGYVGDILTGLFAHKMVPALDGVSGDSYEGGWWNGNFRQLGLQLAGATTCAAWSFFVSCILLFLINKIPGMHLRATEEDELRGLDYAYIEDIVSDYDDGNMLIHNGQVVETPTPASFSKSS